One Anguilla rostrata isolate EN2019 chromosome 15, ASM1855537v3, whole genome shotgun sequence genomic window carries:
- the olig2 gene encoding oligodendrocyte transcription factor 2 yields the protein MDSDTSRVSSRPSSPEVEDIFMSTVRKTGGFSGAVSSTQSDSPPELSTDLRSLSSNDEDGLTLKMLSKKDRKLLSENELQSMRLKINSRERKRMHDLNIAMDGLREVMPYAHGPSVRKLSKIATLLLARNYILMLSNSLEEMKRLVSEIYGGGHHSGFHPSACGTLSHTGPLPGHPAVSHASHPVHHPLLPPAVSTASLSAPGISAVTSVRPHHGLLKAPSASAGPLGSSFQHWGAGMPCPCSMCQAPPPHVSGMSAVSIPRLATDSK from the coding sequence ATGGACTCCGATACCAGTCGAGTGTCCAGCAGGCCATCTTCCCCAGAGGTGGAAGATATTTTTATGTCTACAGTGAGAAAGACAGGTGGCTTCTCGGGCGCCGTCTCCTCCACGCAAAGCGACTCTCCACCGGAGCTGAGCACTGACCTGCGGAGTCTTTCCAGCAATGATGAGGACGGGCTCACtctgaaaatgctttcaaagaAGGACCGAAAGCTTCTATCAGAGAACGAACTTCAGTCGATGAGGTTGAAGATCAACAGtcgggagaggaagaggatgcaCGATCTTAATATCGCAATGGACGGGTTACGAGAAGTGATGCCCTACGCTCACGGCCCCTCGGTGCGCAAGCTCTCCAAAATTGCCACTCTCCTTCTGGCCAGAAACTATATATTGATGCTCAGTAATTCTCTGGAAGAAATGAAGCGCCTGGTCAGTGAGATCTACGGAGGCGGTCACCACAGCGGGTTCCACCCATCAGCGTGTGGGACCCTGTCACACACTGGTCCTTTGCCGGGTCACCCTGCCGTTTCCCACGCATCTCACCCGGTTCACCACCCGCTCCTCCCACCGGCAGTGTCTACCGCTTCTCTTTCTGCGCCCGGTATTTCAGCCGTCACTTCGGTCAGACCTCACCACGGACTGCTGAAAGCGCCCTCCGCGAGCGCGGGTCCTCTGGGCAGCAGTTTCCAACACTGGGGCGCAGGGATGCCCTGCCCGTGCAGCATGTGCCAGGCGCCTCCTCCACACGTCTCTGGCATGAGCGCGGTCAGCATCCCGAGGCTCGCCACTGACTCCAAATAA